The following proteins come from a genomic window of Erpetoichthys calabaricus chromosome 18, fErpCal1.3, whole genome shotgun sequence:
- the LOC114668447 gene encoding kelch-like protein 10, translating into MIYDIPGISPDMMEMIISFAYTQTVLITSDNVKQLLVVADQFNILGLLNLCCDFLESQLSVENCIGIFKFAYYHCCPELCLRAFKYIMYKFEELVKESQEFLQLSFYELYDIIDRDELNITNESQVFHAVIKWTYHQKEDRTGFLLKLLSKVRLELKDAQLFLDDVKNSEYIQDNEEYKLFFYRALFQMIYEISMNEAIGPQSRCSLAHARLPYSILLSIGGWSDSHPTNIIEAYDPRAKMWMDVTCEEETPRAYLGTAYVKGYIYFIGGFDSVEYCNRVCRFHPVQKVLQEVAPMHSRRGYVSVVILNELIYAMGGFDGHARLNTVEKYDSETNQWTLLSSMNERRSDASAATLHGKIYICGGFNGEDYLFTAEVYDPGIYQWSMISPMMIQRSGVGVIAYKDEVYAVGGFDGEDRLNTAEAYDPLTDSWRVVSSMITPRSNFGIETMENLLYVVGGYDGFITSAEVECYNKETNEWKEVADMNVDRRALSCCVLSGLPNIREYAAHREPLESVTLSAEHKLSPFYNIPQV; encoded by the exons ATGATCTATGACATCCCTGGCATTTCTCCAGATATGATGGAGATGATCATCTCCTTTGCCTACACCCAGACTGTCCTGATCACCTCCGACAACGTGAAGCAGCTGCTCGTGGTGGCTGACCAGTTTAATATCCTGGGCCTCTTAAACCTCTGTTGTGACTTCCTTGAGTCTCAGCTCAGCGTGGAGAACTGTATTGGGATCTTCAAGTTTGCCTACTATCATTGCTGTCCAGAGCTGTGCCTCAGAGCCTTCAAGTACATCATGTACAAGTTTGAGGAGCTCGTGAAGGAGTCTCAGGAGTTCCTGCAGCTGAGTTTCTATGAACTGTATGACATCATCGACAGGGATGAGTTAAACATCACCAATGAGAGCCAGGTCTTCCATGCTGTAATAAAGTGGACTTACCACCAGAAAGAAGACCGTACAGGATTTCTTTTGAAACTTCTTTCAAAG GTACGGCTAGAACTCAAGGATGCTCAGCTCTTTCTGGATGATGTGAAGAACAGTGAGTACATACAGGACAATGAGGAATATAAACTCTTTTTCTACAGAGCCTTGTTTCAAATGATCTATGAGATTAGTATGAATGAAGCCATTGGTCCACAGTCCAGATGCTCCCTGGCTCACGCTCGTTTGCCTTACAGTATTCTTTTATCCATTGGAGGCTGGAGCGACAGTCACCCCACTAATATTATTGAGGCCTACGACCCAAGGGCAAAAATGTGGATGGATGTGACGTGTGAGGAGGAGACGCCCAGAGCCTACCTCGGAACGGCCTATGTGAAAgggtatatttattttattggtggATTTGACAGTGTGGAGTACTGCAACAGGGTTTGCAGGTTTCACCCAGTGCAGAAGGTCCTGCAAGAAGTGGCCCCCATGCATTCCCGCCGGGGCTATGTCAGTGTAGTCATTCTGAATGAGCTCATTTACGCCATGGGGGGCTTTGATGGTCACGCTCGCCTTAATACAGTTGAGAAGTATGATTCAGAGACTAACCAGTGGACCCTGCTGTCATCTATGAATGAGCGGAGAAGTGATGCCAGTGCCGCCACTCTGCATGGGAAG ATTTATATTTGTGGGGGTTTCAATGGCGAAGACTACCTCTTCACCGCTGAGGTGTACGATCCTGGAATATATCAGTGGTCAATGATTTCCCCAATGATGATCCAGAGAAGTGGAGTTGGCGTGATTGCTTacaaagatgaagtttatgcG GTGGGAGGCTTTGATGGGGAAGACCGCCTGAACACTGCTGAGGCCTATGACCCACTGACTGACTCCTGGCGAGTCGTCTCCTCAATGATCACACCACGCAGTAACTTTGGCATTGAGACGATGGAGAACCTACTCTACGTAGTTGGCGGTTACGACGGCTTCATCACCTCTGCTGAAGTGGAATGTTACAACAAGGAAACCAACGAGTGGAAAGAGGTGGCAGATATGAACGTGGACCGCCGGGCTTTGAGTTGCTGTGTGTTGTCGGGGTTGCCCAACATCAGAGAGTATGCTGCTCACCGGGAACCATTGGAGTCAGTCACCCTGTCTGCAGAGCATAAACTCTCCCCTTTCTACAACATTCCACAGGTGTGA